From the Paraflavitalea soli genome, the window TGGCCTGCCCCTGGTACAAACACAACGTATAGATATCGATGGCTCAACACCGCCCATGAATTTTGAAATGCTCAACCTACGTGATGAGAACGGCAAGCCAGCTCCTAAGGAATTCTTTGAGAAATATGAAGTCCTCTTGTTTAAGCCAGGCATGGCCTTCGACATTAAGACAGATACCACAGTGGCTGAACTGGATAAAAAACGAGAGAAGAAGACCATACCTCCAATGGATTTTAACCCCATTAGCGGACAAATTAGCTTCAACCGTGGCTCTGTTAATATCCCCTTGGGCAAGTATACATTTGACCTACAGGCTACCAACGTGCATGGTACTAAGATATTTCCGGCTTTCGCGACAATCAACATCGTAGACCCCGTAGCAGACGACATCTTTGTACAGGAAGATAATGTATCCAATGCTTTTCATAATGTGACCGGTGCAGCCACCCCCCATAAGAACCCAAAGCTCACATTTACCAAAGTATCCAACGACGGCGCAAGGATCATCCTGAAACTAACCGATAAGAATGGTAACCCCTTCAATCCCAAAGCCGGTGAGATCATCCGCCGTGGCGACCGCCCTACCTTTGAGAATTATGCAAAATTTACCCCGGTTAAGTTTACAGATACCGCCATGGTCTGCGATTTTGAAGTAGCCCCCTTCCCGTTGGCCAAGTATGTAGACGCCACCACCGACTGGGGCCACCTGATCTACTACCGCATACCCAGCCAGTTTGCAACCGTAGACGGCTTTACACCCGGACTGTATTCTGTAAACCCACGGTTTGCCTTCACCCTCAAAATGGAGGGCACCTATATCATTGAACTTAAATTCACCGATGTGACCAGGGTCAACTAATGTTAACGGCTGTCACCCTGAGCTTGTCGAAGGGTTGTCGAAGCCATCACACCCAACCAACAGTTTCGATAGCAATTTCTCCGTACGCTATTATCCATGTTCCTCCAGATACATCCCATCCCGCTAGCCGGGGCGGGATGTATTTTTTTTAGTATACCCAACTCCCACAGTATTAATTCTTAGTTATCACATCTGGCACATTTCATATATGAGAGCAAGCCGACCTAATTAATTAAAAATTAAATAGGTGCGGTTATAATAAACACCACTTTGTCCCGTTTAGAGATTTGTAATCCAATATTGGGAAAACACCCCGGTTGCTTGCCATCGTTTCGTTGCTTTGATTCATCACCTGCTCAGGCTACTGTGCCACCAGGTTGTAAGTTGATAAACCATTTAGTCAAAATCTAATATCGGATAAAACCAATGACCCGGTTAAATCGATCCTATTCTGTAGTGCCTTTATTGCTATGCGCAATCCTGTTTGCCTGTTCATGTGGTACCAATAAAAAGATCACTTATTTTCAGGATACACCGGATTCTCTTTACCTCTCTCCTAAGGTCCTGGCTGGCGCTCCTTATCGCGAGCCTACCATTCAGCCGAATGATATCCTCCAGATTTCAATACTCACCCTCGACCCCCAGGTCAATAATATACTGGCTGCCGCCAATGCCAACTCCATTACCATTCAACCCGGATCAACCGGCATTGCCCCCGCCCCCCCTGCCGCTATCAGTGGATTCCTGGTAGATAGTAAGGGCCAGGTCGAATTGCCCGTAATAGGAAAGATCATGGTAGGTGGTATGACTACCGCTATTGCAAGAGACACCATCCACGACAGGGTGGCCGTTTATTATAAGAACCCCGTTGTCAATGTACGCTTCGCCAATTTTAATGTTACCGTACTCGGAGAAGTAGCACGCCCGGCCACCTATGTAGTACCCAGCGAAAAAGTGAGCATTCTCGATGCCATCGGTATGGCCGGTGATCTCACCATTTATGGAAAAAGAGAAAATGTATTGTTGATAAGAGATTCAGCGGGCGCCAAAAATATGATCCGGTTTGACCTCAACTCGTCTGCCACCCTTTTATCGCCCTACTTCTACCTTAAGCAGGGCGATGTAGTATATGTGGAACCAGCCAAATCAAAAATAGCTTCTACAGATGCTGCCAAAGCAAGGAACATTACACTACTGGCATCAGGTCTTTCTTTACTCGTTGTCATTTTTACAAGACTCTAAGCATGGATATGTCAATACAACATAAAGCTGTAAACATAGAAGCACAGGAAGCGGAAAAAAGCAACCAGCTGATCCAGAAGTTTGCCAACAAATTTTTCAGGCTCTGGCCCTGGCTCATTGTATCCGCCGTTTTGGGCGTAGGATT encodes:
- a CDS encoding DUF5007 domain-containing protein, with amino-acid sequence MRKIIILLLGVVLVTAACKKIQEGFLSDTMRYIDKNIYCLRGLPLVQTQRIDIDGSTPPMNFEMLNLRDENGKPAPKEFFEKYEVLLFKPGMAFDIKTDTTVAELDKKREKKTIPPMDFNPISGQISFNRGSVNIPLGKYTFDLQATNVHGTKIFPAFATINIVDPVADDIFVQEDNVSNAFHNVTGAATPHKNPKLTFTKVSNDGARIILKLTDKNGNPFNPKAGEIIRRGDRPTFENYAKFTPVKFTDTAMVCDFEVAPFPLAKYVDATTDWGHLIYYRIPSQFATVDGFTPGLYSVNPRFAFTLKMEGTYIIELKFTDVTRVN
- a CDS encoding polysaccharide biosynthesis/export family protein, with amino-acid sequence MTRLNRSYSVVPLLLCAILFACSCGTNKKITYFQDTPDSLYLSPKVLAGAPYREPTIQPNDILQISILTLDPQVNNILAAANANSITIQPGSTGIAPAPPAAISGFLVDSKGQVELPVIGKIMVGGMTTAIARDTIHDRVAVYYKNPVVNVRFANFNVTVLGEVARPATYVVPSEKVSILDAIGMAGDLTIYGKRENVLLIRDSAGAKNMIRFDLNSSATLLSPYFYLKQGDVVYVEPAKSKIASTDAAKARNITLLASGLSLLVVIFTRL